A window of Aliarcobacter trophiarum LMG 25534 contains these coding sequences:
- the rplU gene encoding 50S ribosomal protein L21, with protein MYAIIKCGGKQYKVSEGDIIDIDYTGKAAKESLEITDVIAVNNGELKTGAAVSSAKVEAVVVLDGTGVNRDKKVVIYKKRRRKDSKLKRGFRKSFTKIRITKIAA; from the coding sequence GCAATTATCAAATGTGGTGGAAAACAGTATAAAGTATCAGAAGGTGATATTATAGATATTGATTACACTGGTAAAGCTGCTAAAGAGAGTTTAGAAATAACGGATGTTATTGCAGTTAATAATGGTGAGTTAAAAACAGGAGCTGCAGTTTCAAGTGCAAAAGTTGAAGCAGTTGTTGTTTTAGATGGAACAGGTGTAAATAGAGATAAAAAAGTTGTTATTTACAAAAAAAGAAGAAGAAAAGATTCTAAGTTAAAAAGAGGTTTTAGAAAAAGCTTCACTAAAATTAGAATTACAAAAATTGCTGCTTAA
- the rpmA gene encoding 50S ribosomal protein L27, translating into MAHKKGQGSTQNNRDSAGRRLGVKKYGGEVVAAGNIIIRQRGTKVHLGNNVGMGKDHTIYSLIDGVVKFEIKDKKRKKVSVYAS; encoded by the coding sequence ATGGCTCACAAAAAAGGTCAGGGTAGTACTCAGAACAATAGAGATTCAGCTGGTAGAAGACTTGGTGTTAAGAAATATGGTGGTGAAGTTGTAGCTGCTGGAAATATTATTATTAGACAAAGAGGAACAAAAGTTCACTTAGGAAATAATGTTGGTATGGGAAAAGATCATACAATATACTCTTTAATTGACGGTGTTGTTAAATTTGAGATTAAAGATAAAAAAAGAAAAAAAGTTTCTGTTTACGCTTCGTAG
- the obgE gene encoding GTPase ObgE yields MFIDSARFSVSSGKGGQGCASFRREKFVVQGGPDGGDGGRGGDVYFVVDNNTDTLSFYKGKRVFKADKGQPGMGRQKTGKSGEHLILIVPPGTQIIDDDTDEILYDLLEDGEKFLFLEGGKGGLGNVHFKNSRNQRPTYFQPGLPGISKNIRLELKLIADVGLVGYPNVGKSTLISVTSNATPEIANYEFTTLTPKLGVVNVGEYSSFVMADIPGIIDGASEGRGLGLEFLKHIERTKTLLFTIDVANHRTMIEQYNVLKEELLKFSEELAQRDFAIVLSKIDAYYGEDLQKDIEEFLKALNLESSSKNEFKFDNNLPYFVQDLIFSKKDSSKPYFVLPISSLDKTNINSLKYALYTMLGK; encoded by the coding sequence ATGTTTATAGATAGTGCAAGATTTAGTGTAAGTAGTGGAAAAGGTGGACAAGGTTGTGCCTCTTTTAGAAGAGAAAAGTTTGTTGTTCAAGGTGGTCCAGATGGTGGAGATGGTGGACGTGGTGGAGATGTTTACTTTGTTGTAGATAATAACACAGATACTTTATCTTTTTATAAAGGGAAAAGAGTTTTTAAAGCAGACAAGGGACAACCAGGAATGGGAAGACAAAAAACTGGTAAATCTGGAGAACATCTTATTTTAATAGTACCTCCTGGAACACAAATAATAGATGATGATACAGATGAGATTTTATACGATTTACTTGAAGATGGTGAGAAGTTCCTTTTTCTTGAAGGTGGAAAAGGTGGACTAGGAAATGTTCACTTTAAAAACTCAAGAAATCAAAGACCTACATATTTCCAACCAGGGCTTCCAGGTATTTCAAAAAATATAAGATTGGAACTTAAGCTAATAGCAGATGTTGGACTTGTAGGCTATCCAAATGTTGGGAAATCTACTTTAATATCTGTAACATCAAATGCAACTCCAGAAATAGCAAATTATGAGTTTACAACACTTACTCCAAAATTGGGAGTTGTAAATGTTGGAGAGTATAGTTCTTTTGTAATGGCTGATATTCCTGGAATCATTGATGGTGCAAGTGAAGGAAGAGGTTTAGGACTTGAATTTTTAAAACATATAGAAAGAACAAAGACACTTCTATTTACAATAGATGTTGCAAATCATAGAACTATGATTGAGCAATATAATGTTTTAAAAGAGGAGCTTTTAAAGTTTTCAGAAGAGCTTGCACAAAGAGATTTTGCAATAGTTTTGAGTAAAATAGATGCTTATTATGGTGAAGATTTACAAAAAGATATAGAGGAGTTTTTAAAAGCTTTAAATTTAGAAAGCTCAAGTAAAAATGAGTTTAAATTTGATAATAATTTACCATATTTTGTACAAGATTTAATCTTTTCAAAAAAAGATAGTAGTAAGCCATATTTTGTTTTACCAATCTCTTCCCTTGATAAAACAAATATTAATTCACTAAAATATGCACTTTACACTATGCTAGGAAAGTAG
- the proB gene encoding glutamate 5-kinase: MKRIVIKVGTAVLTQDDNTKLALNRIENLVKLISTLKNDKKLEIIFVSSGAVGAGYTLLQLDKKDLVNKQALAAVGQPVLIKTYQELFSQYNIDIAQMLFIADDFDSRKRSKNAKNVMERLLVNNILPIINENDIISTEELIGDNDQLAAYITHYFKADMLVILTDIDGYYNKNPREFPDAELQKIVSTISEDELFKKPSANSKFATGGIVTKLKAADFLMQKDIPMYLTSGFDLTNAYEFLVNKNHKSGTIFKK; encoded by the coding sequence ATGAAACGAATAGTTATAAAAGTTGGAACGGCTGTTTTAACACAAGATGATAATACGAAATTAGCATTAAATAGGATAGAGAATCTAGTAAAATTAATCTCAACATTAAAAAATGATAAAAAATTAGAGATTATCTTTGTTAGTTCAGGAGCTGTTGGGGCTGGTTATACTTTGTTGCAATTAGATAAAAAAGATTTAGTAAATAAACAAGCTTTAGCAGCAGTTGGTCAACCTGTATTAATAAAGACTTACCAAGAGCTTTTTTCACAATATAATATAGATATTGCTCAAATGTTATTTATAGCAGATGATTTTGATTCAAGAAAAAGATCTAAAAATGCAAAAAATGTTATGGAAAGGTTGCTTGTAAACAATATCTTACCAATTATAAATGAAAATGATATTATTTCGACAGAGGAGCTAATAGGAGACAACGACCAATTAGCAGCATATATAACTCACTATTTTAAAGCTGATATGTTAGTTATTTTAACAGATATTGATGGATATTATAATAAAAATCCACGAGAATTTCCTGATGCAGAACTTCAAAAAATAGTATCAACAATAAGTGAAGATGAGCTATTTAAAAAACCTAGTGCAAATTCTAAATTTGCAACAGGTGGAATAGTAACAAAACTAAAAGCAGCTGATTTCTTAATGCAAAAAGATATTCCTATGTATTTAACTAGCGGTTTTGATTTAACAAATGCTTATGAGTTTTTAGTAAATAAAAACCACAAAAGTGGAACGATTTTTAAAAAATAG
- the fmt gene encoding methionyl-tRNA formyltransferase: MKKKILFMGTPSYATEILKELISNKNYEVVAIFTQEDKPVGRKQILTPPHIKQYCIENSIDIPILQPKKIKDNLVAYITIKELEPDFIVVAAYGQILPKEILSVAPCINLHASILPNYRGASPIQEGILNDDKYLGVTSMLMEEGLDCGDILGVSYLKNEKNMLVDEAFTKLSILATKLTIITLDNFDKLKPIKQNNSEASFCKKIKKEDGEVDFSSAKELFLKYKAYSFWPTVFLKSELKLKDIELIDDNSLNIAGEILDISKDYIIVGCEQGRLKIKTLQAPSKSSINSVEYIRGQRLNIGEILN, from the coding sequence ATGAAAAAAAAGATTTTATTTATGGGAACTCCCTCTTATGCAACAGAGATTTTAAAAGAGCTTATATCAAATAAAAACTATGAAGTTGTAGCTATTTTTACTCAAGAGGATAAACCTGTTGGAAGAAAACAGATTTTAACACCACCACATATAAAACAATATTGTATAGAAAACTCTATTGATATTCCAATACTGCAACCTAAAAAGATAAAAGATAACCTTGTAGCATATATAACTATAAAAGAGTTAGAACCAGATTTTATTGTTGTTGCTGCCTATGGTCAGATTTTACCAAAAGAGATTTTATCTGTAGCCCCTTGTATCAATTTGCATGCTTCAATTTTACCAAATTATAGAGGAGCAAGTCCTATTCAAGAAGGAATTTTAAATGATGATAAGTATTTAGGAGTTACTTCTATGCTTATGGAAGAAGGACTTGATTGTGGTGATATATTAGGAGTTTCATATCTAAAAAATGAAAAAAATATGCTTGTTGATGAAGCTTTTACAAAGTTATCAATTTTAGCAACAAAGCTTACAATTATAACTTTAGATAATTTTGATAAATTAAAGCCAATAAAACAAAATAATTCAGAGGCAAGCTTTTGTAAAAAGATTAAAAAAGAGGATGGAGAAGTTGACTTTTCTAGTGCGAAAGAGCTATTTTTAAAATATAAAGCGTACTCTTTTTGGCCAACTGTTTTTTTGAAGTCAGAGCTTAAATTAAAAGATATAGAGCTTATAGATGACAACTCTTTAAATATTGCTGGAGAGATTTTGGATATTTCAAAAGATTATATTATTGTTGGTTGTGAACAGGGGAGATTAAAAATTAAAACTCTACAAGCTCCATCAAAAAGTTCTATAAATAGTGTTGAATATATAAGAGGACAAAGATTAAATATAGGAGAAATTTTAAATTAA
- a CDS encoding PAS domain-containing protein encodes MSKEIVLDDYAFLVSETDEKGIIIFANDDFCKIAGYGIDELIGKPHNTVRHPDMPKSAFKSLWETVKSGNIWTGYVKNATKDGNYYWVYATVYPTITSEGTKGYLSCRRKASAEEIASHEILYAELKKSEKVA; translated from the coding sequence ATGTCAAAAGAGATAGTTTTAGATGATTATGCTTTTTTAGTTAGTGAAACTGATGAAAAAGGGATAATTATCTTTGCAAATGATGACTTTTGCAAGATAGCTGGATATGGAATTGATGAATTAATAGGAAAACCTCATAATACTGTAAGGCATCCAGATATGCCAAAAAGTGCATTTAAAAGCTTATGGGAAACTGTAAAAAGTGGTAATATTTGGACTGGATATGTAAAGAATGCAACAAAAGATGGGAATTATTATTGGGTATATGCAACTGTCTATCCAACAATTACAAGTGAAGGAACAAAAGGTTACCTATCTTGTAGAAGAAAAGCAAGTGCCGAAGAGATAGCTTCTCATGAAATTTTATATGCAGAGCTAAAAAAGAGTGAAAAAGTAGCTTAA
- a CDS encoding AEC family transporter, whose amino-acid sequence MLDPILPIAIYLLFGYLFKIIFQDNSKALVDFIIYFSLPAIVFSKIYPLNLDTKILWLILMFMGIIFFNLFLSYIIGKAMKLSRVSLATFMIMATFGNTSFIGFSYIDAFYGQDFIVYGVIYDIFGSFLLLVSVGMIIITWGSGRKNSILNISKSIFLFPPMIVFFITIFAKNFEVPKYILYTTSNLGSTLVPIAMIAIGMKLELKHIFTKLHIVSVAVVLKMIIVPIIILFIFKFFYNIDETWVKVTIIEVAMPPMTMAAVLAIKGGLDEKIAINSLVLGVIVSLFTITMFVSYLA is encoded by the coding sequence ATGTTAGACCCTATTTTACCAATAGCTATTTATCTGCTTTTTGGTTATCTATTTAAAATCATTTTTCAAGATAACTCAAAAGCTCTTGTGGATTTTATAATTTATTTTTCACTTCCAGCTATTGTTTTTTCAAAAATTTACCCACTTAATTTAGATACAAAAATTTTGTGGCTTATTCTTATGTTTATGGGAATAATATTTTTTAATCTTTTTTTATCATATATTATTGGAAAAGCAATGAAGCTATCTAGAGTTAGTCTTGCTACTTTTATGATTATGGCAACTTTTGGAAATACCTCTTTTATAGGTTTTTCTTATATTGATGCTTTCTATGGTCAAGATTTTATTGTTTATGGAGTTATTTATGATATTTTTGGCTCATTTTTACTTTTAGTATCTGTTGGTATGATTATTATAACATGGGGAAGTGGAAGGAAAAACTCTATTTTAAATATATCAAAATCCATATTTTTATTTCCACCAATGATTGTTTTTTTTATTACAATATTTGCAAAAAACTTTGAAGTTCCAAAATATATTTTATATACAACTTCAAATTTAGGAAGTACTCTTGTACCAATTGCTATGATTGCAATAGGAATGAAACTGGAGCTAAAACATATATTTACGAAATTACATATAGTAAGTGTTGCTGTTGTTTTAAAGATGATTATAGTTCCAATTATTATACTTTTTATATTTAAATTTTTCTACAATATTGATGAAACTTGGGTAAAAGTTACAATAATAGAAGTTGCAATGCCTCCTATGACAATGGCTGCAGTTTTAGCTATAAAAGGTGGCTTAGATGAAAAAATTGCTATAAACTCTTTAGTTTTAGGAGTAATTGTAAGTCTATTTACAATTACTATGTTTGTTTCTTACTTAGCTTAA
- a CDS encoding biotin--[acetyl-CoA-carboxylase] ligase has translation MKIIRLYEVDSTQKYLKEYVSKNDKELPLCVTAKIQTSGVGSRGNSWVGTDGNLFFSFALKKENLPQDLPLQSASIYFTFILKEILEKKGSKLFLKWPNDFYIEDKKIGGAITSISKDILFCGIGLNLFEVDSSFGKLDIKLDINEVLELYFKEIEKKTSWKQIFSLFKIEFIHSKKFQATIDNVKVSLEKAILNSDGSIQIENKKVFSLR, from the coding sequence ATGAAAATTATAAGATTATATGAAGTTGATTCAACACAAAAATATTTAAAAGAGTATGTAAGTAAAAATGATAAAGAACTCCCTTTGTGCGTGACAGCAAAGATACAAACATCAGGAGTTGGAAGTAGGGGTAATTCATGGGTTGGAACAGATGGAAACCTTTTTTTCTCTTTTGCTCTAAAAAAAGAGAATTTACCACAAGATTTGCCTCTTCAAAGTGCTAGTATATATTTTACTTTTATATTAAAAGAAATTTTAGAGAAAAAAGGGTCAAAACTATTTTTAAAATGGCCAAATGATTTCTATATAGAAGATAAAAAAATTGGTGGAGCAATAACTTCTATTTCTAAAGATATACTTTTTTGTGGAATAGGCTTAAATCTTTTTGAAGTAGATAGTAGTTTTGGTAAACTTGATATAAAACTAGATATAAATGAGGTATTAGAGTTATATTTTAAAGAAATTGAAAAAAAGACTTCATGGAAGCAAATTTTTAGTCTATTTAAGATAGAATTTATTCATTCTAAAAAGTTTCAAGCAACTATTGATAATGTCAAAGTTTCACTTGAGAAAGCTATTTTAAATAGCGATGGTTCTATACAAATTGAAAACAAAAAGGTATTTAGTTTAAGATGA